A genomic region of Oncorhynchus mykiss isolate Arlee chromosome 2, USDA_OmykA_1.1, whole genome shotgun sequence contains the following coding sequences:
- the LOC110494892 gene encoding heat shock factor protein 1 produces MQESPGSIGVDGGYASNVPAFLTKLWTLVEDPDTNHLICWSATGTSFHVFDQGRFAKEVLPKYFKHNNMASFVRQLNMYGFRKVVNIEQSGLVKPERDDTEFQHLYFLQGHEHLLEHIKRKVSIVKSEETKVRQEDLSKLLYEVQVLRSQQENMECQMQDMKQQNEVLWREVVSLRQNHTQQQKVMNKLIQFLFSQMQSNAPSTVGMKRKLPLMLDVGSTTPPASKFSHSHQMESLHEPFYIQSPSTETASCSNSAMTGGPIISDVTEMSQPTNMAIQMQTEETRDKCMMLIKEEPVSPGVRGRGDGVPLGSCEVCSEPPVLHVAMVQSVLEGRGSGAERRSKRPALERPEVPDAVENVDMSLEDLQLLLRTHQQSVEPTAAVIDPFNFNLPLSEWNFNDMESNLKSYMFQSQEAEAYPNAGCDEQ; encoded by the exons ATGCAGGAATCTCCTGGCTCTATTGGTGTGGATGGGGGTTATGCCAGTAATGTGCCTGCCTTCCTAACCAAACTGTGGACCCTGGTCGAGGACCCGGACACCAACCATCTCATCTGCTGGAGTGCT ACTGGAACCAGCTTCCATGTTTTTGACCAGGGAAGATTTGCCAAGGAGGTGCTGCCAAAATACTTCAAACATAACAACATGGCCAGCTTTGTCCGTCAGCTCAACATGT ATGGCTTCAGGAAGGTGGTGAACATAGAGCAGAGTGGCCTGGTGAAGCCAGAGCGAGACGACACAGAGTTCCAGCACCTCTACTTCCTGCAAGGCCACGaacacctgctggagcacatcAAGAGGAAG gtctCCATCGTGAAGAGTGAAGAGACTAAAGTACGACAGGAGGACTTGAGTAAGCTGCTGTATGAGGTGCAGGTGCTGCGCAGTCAACAAGAGAACATGGAGTGTCAGATGCAAGACATGAAACA GCAGAATGAGGTGCTGTGGAGAGAGGTGGTCTCACTGAGACAGAACCACACCCAGCAGCAGAAAGTAATGAACAAG CTGATTCAGTTCCTATTCAGCCAGATGCAATCAAACGCACCCAGCACTGTAGGAATGAAGAGAAAGCT TCCCCTCATGTTGGATGTTGGCTCCACCACACCTCCAGCCTCTAAGTTCAGCCATAGCCACCAAATGGAGTCCCTGCATGAGCCCTTCTATATCCAGTCG CCATCTACAGAAACGGCCTCTTGCTCCAATAGTGCAATGACAGGAGGACCAATCATATCAGACGTTACGGAAATGTCACAGCCCACCAACATGGCCATTCAAATGCAAACAGAGGAGACAAG GGATAAGTGTATGATGCTTATCAAAGAGGAACCAGTGAGCCCAGGGGTGCGAGGCAGGGGGGATGGTGTTCCACTGGGCTCCTGCGAGGTGTGTTCTGAaccccctgtcctccatgttgccATGGTACAGTCCGTCCTGGAGGGCAGAGGGtctggagcagagaggaggagcaaGAGACCTGCTCTGGAaag accaGAAGTACCTGATGCTGTAGAGAATGTGGACATGAGTCTAGAGGACTTGCAGCTTCTCCTGAGGACCCACCAGCAAAGCGTGGAGCCCACCGCTGCTGTCATAGAT CCATTCAATTTCAACCTGCCCTTGAGTGAGTGGAACTTTAATGATATGGAGTCCAACCTAAAATCA TACATGTTTCAGAGCCAGGAGGCAGAGGCTTACCCCAACGCTGGATGTGACGAACAGTAA
- the LOC110492400 gene encoding uncharacterized protein LOC110492400 isoform X2, which translates to MGARECKEPGIPDPPTGALKVMVDKWGRDILEQVLLWHREGGFPLTGTLSVTLLDEVRQRLVEKEGKLGKKDQIDWVKFRKWEREADKRKKRQDTFRGKPCQNMIVQTEEGEKKGKDETVRRNRKDDDDRDCPPPYCTPQTLYPVLPDLPPPRAPPADPLDARPLQPAASPPVSPNTTVIDRLARSLAEVLTGSGVTPASLTGGAVGGARQKGKKINNPFLKAPPLSSSEESEDGGAPQLTPPLKDRLRTRTERRVSTPFQYDPASDMYHQYPLMACPNPQPRPDDANAAAAAAWNPIVYVQRTWRHDEIKDIVEDLPDPSKDAVKYSAEMRVLVGQYKPSAAEIAHICKKKLGLRWADVQGQFDCNYLWAENGAYQDQITALLARIVEMYPTKTDWTAIRECTMKKDEGLEAFRKRLETCFRLHSGIRPNEHAYGDLLKDALVRGLTPGLEKAVRTTCISWETEPLATVVQHCKHAERQQSTQKEDKINEEKVKTQKLQAAQMTFYKGAAPAGTGRGGGVRRCYNCGKPGHFAADCSEPTNPQRNKDRGGPRGGA; encoded by the coding sequence ATGGGCGCGCGCGAGTGCAAAGAACCAGGCATTCCGGACCCTCCTACTGGAGCCTTGAAGGTTATGGTAGATAAATGGGGTAGGGATATTCTGGAACAGGTACTTCTATGGCATAGAGAGGGTGGTTTTCCTTTGACAGGGACACTAAGTGTGACGCTGTTAGATGAGGTAAGACAGAGATTGGTAGAGAAGGAAGGTAAACTAGGAAAAAAGGATCAAATTGACTGGGTGAAATTCAGGAAATGGGAAAGGGAAGCTGACAAACGGAAGAAAAGACAGGACACATTTCGGGGAAAACCCTGTCAGAATATGATAGTTCAGACTGAGGAAGGAGAAAAGAAGGGGAAAGATGAAACAGTGAGAAGGAATAGGAAGGATGATGATGACAGAGACTGTCcccctccatactgtactcctcaaaCTCTCTACCCAGTGTTGCCGGACCTCCCTCCTCCTCGGGCGCCTCCTGCTGATCCGCTGGATGCAAGACCACTACAACCTGCAGCCTCACCCCCTGTCTCTCCCAACACCACGGTGATTGATCGTCTGGCACGGAGCCTGGCTGAAGTCCTGACAGGGTCTGGAGTGACTCCGGCCAGTCTCACTGGAGGCGCAGTGGGGGGAGCACGCCagaaggggaaaaaaatcaaCAACCCTTTTCTCAAGGCTCCTCCACTCAGCTCCAGTGAGGAAAGTGAGGACGGAGGGGCACCCCAGCTGACTCCCCCGTTGAAGGACCGTCTACGGACTAGGACGGAGAGGCGGGTCTCTACCCCCTTCCAATACGACCCAGCATCAGACATGTATCATCAATACCCTCTGATGGCCTGTCCTAACCCTCAGCCTCGACCTGATGATGCTAATGCTGCTGCCGCCGCAGCATGGAACCCCATTGTGTATGTCCAGAGGACGTggagacatgatgaaatcaaagACATTGTAGAGGACCTACCAGACCCAAGTAAGGACGCTGTGAAATATTCAGCAGAGATGAGGGTATTAGTGGGTCAGTACAAACCATCTGCTGCTGAGATAGCCCATATCTGTAAAAAGAAACTGGGACTCAGGTGGGCGGATGTACAGGGACAGTTTGATTGCAACTACCTGTGGGCTGAGAATGGCGCATATCAGGACCAGATAACGGCGCTGCTGGCCAGGATTGTGGAGATGTATCCAACTAAGACTGACTGGACTGCTATCAGAGAATGCACTATGAAGAAAGATGAGGGCCTGGAGGCTTTCAGAAAGAGACTTGAGACCTGTTTCAGGCTACACAGCGGTATCAGACCAAACGAACATGCATATGGGGATCTGCTGAAAGACGCCCTAGTGAGGGGTCTGACACCGGGCCTGGAGAAAGCTGTGAGGACTACCTGCATCAGTTGGGAGACTGAGCCATTAGCAACGGTGGTACAGCACTGCAAGCATGCTGAGAGACAACAGAGTACACAGAAGGAAGACAAAATAAACGAAGAAAAAGTAAAGACACAGAAACTACAGGCTGCCCAGATGACGTTTTACAAGGGAGCAGCCCCAGCAGGGACAGGACGAGGGGGTGGAGTGCGCAGGTGCTACAACTGTGGGAAGCCGGGTCATTTTGCTGCTGACTGCTCTGAGCCAACGAATCCACAGAGGAACAAAGACAGGGGCGGACCGAGAGGAGGGGCCTGA
- the LOC110492400 gene encoding protein NYNRIN-like isoform X1 — MAKTAHLTPARLLHYQNVLLTMCHVTLKRCTVLNPATLLPTEDDGEPHDCAELLELVSKPRLDLTDVPLQNAHLELFVDGSAQRSEKGEPLVAYAVTTASTTLESAKLPSHLSAQAAELFALTRACILAKGQSATIYTDSRYAFGVVHDFGTLWKQRGFLTSSGKAISHSKLVDNLLKAILLPSEIAVCKCLAHANSSDPVSKGNAMADLAAKAAAVSLEAPVLHMVLLPDSNLFSPTDISDLQSSVGPVELRKWKRLCTYDQVQKLWLGPAGLPVLPRSCFPYLAKLSHGRDHVSKGGVVDFVNTFWFAPGFSVFAEQFCAKCVICMTNNMGRGIPMPLSAHPTPEGPFEHIMMDFIELSPCQGYKYCLVIVDAFSKWVEAFPCRHSTAMAVAKNLLREIIPRWGLPSKLTSDNGSHFVNLVIQNLSESLQIDLRTHCSYRPQSGGLIERANQTLKSKMVKLMAETGLSWVTVIPLALMYMRGRPHRTTGLAPHEVLTGRPMRMIHSPFPQNKLTLMGCDDDMVSYCTALNNVLKTIFPRVKAALPQPLVGILHKLQPGDWVVVKDLRRKHWNQQRWTGPYQVMLITPTAVRVAERSTWIHAHHCRKVPYCLPDPEDGGPETPEVTD, encoded by the exons ATG GCAAAGACGGCCCATCTAACACCAGCTCGACTGCTCCATTATCAGAATGTTCTTCTGACAATGTGTCATGTGACCCTGAAGAGGTGCACTGTGTTAAATCCTGCTACTTTGTTGCCCACCGAGGATGATGGAGAGCCGCACGACTGTGCTGAACTGTTGGAGCTTGTCTCTAAACCAAGGTTGGATTTAACTGATGTCCCTTTGCAAAATGCACATTTGGAACTGTTTGTAGATGGCTCTGCTCAGCGTTCTGAGAAAGGAGAACCATTGGTTGCGTATGCGGTTACTACTGCCTCAACCACACTGGAAAGTGCTAAATTACCCTCCCATCTTTCTGCTCAAGCAGCAGAACTCTTTGCACTCACTAGAGCTTGCATATTAGCTAAAGGCCAGTCTGCTACAATCTATACAGATAGCAGATATGCCTTTGGTGTGGTACATGATTTTGGTACTCTGTGGAAACAGCGCGGCTTCCTGACATCCTCTGGTAAGGCGATCTCTCATTCAAAACTTGTTGATAACTTGCTAAAAGCTATTTTGCTCCCTTCTGAAATTGCTGTTtgtaagtgccttgctcatgcTAACTCTTCCGACCCTGTCTCCAAAGGTAATGCTATGGCTGACTTGGCAGCTAAGGCAGCAGCTGTCTCCTTGGAGGCCCCTGTGTTACATATGGTTTTACTTCCTGATAGTAACCTTTTCTCTCCCACTGATATCTCTGACTTACAATCCTCTGTAGGTCCTGTTGAGTTGAGGAAGTGGAAACGACTATGTACATATGACCAGGTGCAGAAACTCTGGCTGGGCCCAGCTGGGCTACCAGTTTTACCACGTTCATGTTTCCCCTACTTAGCTAAGTTGTCACATGGAAGAGATCATGTGTCAAAGGGGGGAGTTGTTGattttgtaaatacattttgGTTTGCACCTGGGTTTTCTGTGTTTGCTGAACAATTTTGTGCAAAATGTGTGATTTGTATGACTAACAACATGGGAAGAGGTATTCCCATGCCACTGTCGGCTCATCCGACCCCTGAAGGACCATTTGAACACATAATGATGGATTTTATTGAACTCTCTCCTTGTCAAGGTTACAAATATTGTCTGGTGATAGTGGATGCCTTCTCCAAGTGGGTAGAGGCATTCCCATGTCGACATTCCACTGCTATGGCAGTAGCCAAGAATCTCCTTAGGGAGATCATCCCAAGGTGGGGGTTACCATCTAAATTAACCAGCGACAATGGCTCCCACTTTGTAAACCTGGTGATACAGAACTTGTCTGAGAGTCTGCAGATAGACCTCAGGACCCATTGTAGCTATAGGCCCCAATCCGGTGGTTTAATTGAACGCGCTAATCAAACGCTGAAATCTAAGATGGTGAAGCTTATGGCAGAGACGGGGCTTTCTTGGGTCACTGTGATCCCCCTGGCTCTGATGTACATGCGAGGGAGGCCCCACAGAACCACTGGATTGGCTCCTCATGAGGTTCTGACAGGTAGACCAATGAGGATGATTCATTCTCCTTTCCCACAGAACAAGCTGACACTGATGGGCTGCGACGATGACATGGTAAGTTATTGTACTGCTCTAAACAATGTTCTGAAGACTATTTTCCCCAGGGTGAAAGCGGCTCTACCCCAGCCACTGGTGGGGATCCTGCACAAACTGCAACCAGGTGACTGGGTGGTGGTGAAAGACCTGAGACGAAAGCATTGGAACCAGCAGAGGTGGACTGGACCATACCAGGTGATGCTGATTACCCCCACTGCTGTTCGCGTAGCTGAGAGGTCTACTTGGATCCACGCCCATCACTGCAGGAAGGTGCCATACTGCCTACCAGACCCTGAGGATGGAGGACCAGAGACGCCGGAAGTCACCGACTAG